Proteins from one Hyalangium ruber genomic window:
- a CDS encoding Ppx/GppA phosphatase family protein translates to MPTSTIQPVLAAIDVGTNAVRLELARPDPDGALETLHQERDPIRPGEGVFSTGSMPKETADRLLSTLRRYSALCRRHKARVRAVATSALREARNRTEVVRRVREEAGLDLEVVSGKEEARLICLGVLHRKPSDARSLLVDIGGGSTEVATATGERPDNLWSLALGAVRLTEVFDASKSVTPKQLKLMRSFVAEVMRKTLPEKLPKVPRVALGSSGTINGVVGFASADGAGSATARQISHAVETLAEMSPERRRKRFDPRRADIIVSGAVILEGVVKHLGVESVAAVNRGLRDGLLVDLLYRQDASRADHSLREAALAIGRRFFFDEKHSRQVARLALALFDDLAALHHLPLSTRPYLEVAALLHDIGTAVSHERHHKHTYYLIHNADIPGLADRERELVARVARYHRRSAPDLAHSGMEGLTAPERRTVRKLATLLRLANSLDHSHQQPIKSLKATKSREGVSLHLSAHKPVDLELWNAEREVANFRSVYGKRLSFHASR, encoded by the coding sequence ATGCCCACTTCGACGATCCAGCCCGTCCTCGCCGCCATCGACGTCGGCACCAATGCCGTCCGCCTGGAGCTCGCGCGTCCGGATCCCGACGGCGCCCTCGAGACGCTCCACCAGGAGCGAGACCCCATCCGTCCGGGCGAGGGCGTCTTCTCCACCGGCTCCATGCCCAAGGAGACGGCGGACCGGCTGCTGTCCACCCTGCGCCGCTACTCCGCCCTGTGCCGCCGTCACAAGGCACGCGTGCGCGCCGTGGCCACCAGCGCCCTGCGCGAGGCGCGCAACCGCACCGAGGTCGTCCGTCGCGTGCGCGAGGAGGCCGGGCTGGACCTCGAGGTCGTCAGCGGCAAGGAGGAGGCGCGCCTCATCTGCCTCGGCGTGCTGCACCGCAAGCCGTCCGATGCGCGCTCGCTGCTGGTGGACATCGGCGGCGGCTCCACCGAGGTGGCCACCGCCACCGGTGAGCGGCCCGACAACCTGTGGAGCCTCGCCCTGGGCGCCGTGCGCCTCACCGAGGTGTTCGACGCCTCCAAATCCGTGACGCCCAAGCAGCTGAAGCTGATGCGCAGCTTCGTGGCCGAGGTCATGCGCAAGACGCTGCCCGAGAAGCTCCCCAAGGTGCCCCGCGTGGCCCTGGGCTCCTCGGGCACCATCAACGGGGTGGTGGGCTTTGCCTCCGCCGACGGCGCCGGCAGCGCCACCGCCCGGCAGATCAGCCACGCGGTGGAGACCCTGGCGGAGATGTCTCCGGAGCGGCGCCGCAAGCGCTTCGATCCCCGCCGCGCCGACATCATCGTCTCCGGCGCCGTCATCCTCGAAGGCGTGGTAAAGCACCTGGGCGTGGAGTCGGTGGCCGCCGTCAACCGCGGCCTCCGCGACGGCCTGCTGGTGGACCTGCTCTACCGCCAGGACGCCTCGCGCGCCGACCACAGCCTGCGGGAGGCGGCGCTGGCCATCGGGCGGCGCTTCTTCTTCGACGAGAAGCACTCGCGCCAGGTGGCCCGGCTGGCCCTCGCCCTGTTCGATGACCTGGCGGCGCTGCACCACCTGCCCCTGTCCACCCGGCCGTACCTGGAGGTCGCCGCGCTGCTGCACGACATTGGCACCGCCGTGAGCCACGAGCGCCACCACAAGCACACCTATTACCTCATCCACAACGCGGACATCCCCGGCCTGGCCGACCGCGAGCGCGAGCTGGTGGCCCGCGTGGCCCGCTACCACCGCCGCAGCGCCCCGGACCTCGCCCACTCCGGCATGGAGGGCCTGACCGCTCCCGAGAGACGCACGGTGCGCAAGCTCGCCACCCTGCTGCGCCTCGCCAACTCGCTGGACCACAGCCACCAGCAGCCCATCAAGTCGCTCAAGGCCACCAAGAGCCGCGAGGGCGTCTCCCTGCACCTGTCCGCGCACAAGCCCGTGGACCTGGAGCTCTGGAACGCCGAGCGCGAGGTGGCCAACTTCCGCAGCGTCTACGGCAAGCGGCTCTCGTTCCACGCCAGCCGATAG
- a CDS encoding zinc-dependent alcohol dehydrogenase, giving the protein MKAVVFHGIGDIRLEEVEEPRIEKPTDAIVRLSASAICGTDLHMIRGTMPGMRPGTILGHEGVGYIEELGEDVRNFNVGDRVVIPSTIACGSCVYCRAGYYAQCNEANPNGAQAGTAFFGGPEMTGPFHGMQAEKVRVPYAHVGLVRVPEGVTDEQAILLSDIFPTGYMGAELAEIKPGDTVAVFGCGPVGQFAIVSAKLLGAGRVFAIDCHDDRLEMARAQGAEIINFDAEHPVETLLRLTGGIGVDRAIDAVGVDAMHPHHGPAAKEAKAEKSEFKREVKEVAPKTNPDGGNWVPGDAPAQALIWAVAALAKAGTLSIIGVYPQTARTFPIGEAMNKNLTMKMGNCNHRKYIPKLLELVRTGVVDPTAILSRVESMTSAIDAYRNFDLRKPGWLKVELEPPMLT; this is encoded by the coding sequence ATGAAAGCCGTCGTTTTCCATGGAATCGGTGACATCCGGCTCGAGGAAGTCGAGGAGCCGCGAATCGAGAAGCCCACGGACGCCATCGTCCGCCTGAGCGCCAGCGCCATCTGCGGCACGGACCTGCACATGATTCGCGGCACCATGCCCGGCATGCGCCCCGGCACCATCCTCGGCCACGAGGGCGTGGGCTACATCGAGGAGCTGGGCGAGGACGTGCGCAACTTCAACGTGGGCGACCGCGTCGTCATCCCCTCCACCATCGCCTGTGGCAGCTGCGTGTACTGCCGCGCCGGCTACTACGCCCAGTGCAACGAGGCCAACCCCAACGGCGCCCAGGCGGGCACCGCCTTCTTCGGCGGCCCGGAGATGACGGGCCCCTTCCACGGCATGCAGGCCGAGAAGGTACGCGTGCCCTATGCCCACGTGGGCCTGGTGCGCGTGCCCGAGGGCGTCACCGATGAGCAGGCCATCCTCCTGTCGGACATCTTCCCCACCGGCTACATGGGCGCGGAGCTGGCGGAGATCAAACCCGGAGACACCGTGGCGGTGTTCGGCTGCGGCCCCGTGGGCCAGTTCGCCATCGTGAGCGCCAAGCTCCTGGGCGCCGGCCGCGTCTTCGCCATCGACTGCCACGACGACCGGCTGGAGATGGCGCGCGCCCAGGGCGCGGAGATCATCAACTTCGACGCCGAGCACCCCGTGGAGACGCTGCTGCGGCTCACCGGCGGCATCGGCGTGGACCGCGCCATCGACGCGGTGGGCGTGGACGCCATGCACCCGCACCACGGGCCAGCCGCCAAGGAGGCCAAGGCCGAGAAGTCGGAGTTCAAGCGCGAGGTGAAGGAGGTGGCCCCCAAGACGAACCCGGACGGCGGCAACTGGGTGCCAGGGGATGCGCCCGCGCAGGCGCTCATCTGGGCCGTGGCGGCGCTGGCCAAGGCGGGCACCCTGTCCATCATCGGCGTCTACCCGCAGACGGCGCGCACCTTCCCCATCGGCGAGGCGATGAACAAGAACCTCACGATGAAGATGGGCAACTGCAACCACCGCAAGTACATCCCCAAGCTGCTGGAGCTGGTGCGCACCGGCGTGGTGGACCCCACCGCCATCCTCTCGCGCGTGGAGTCGATGACGAGCGCCATCGACGCCTACCGCAACTTCGACCTGCGCAAGCCCGGCTGGCTCAAGGTGGAGCTCGAGCCGCCCATGCTCACCTGA
- a CDS encoding DUF5011 domain-containing protein, with product MSRANLWKASLLMVALTAACGQESVPTESHRALATRQDAVFSTNQVLILDSTVTGGAQSAEFQAVSDLGYTAVLATPEQWAMMSAEEFGAYRAIVLGDASCANLEAVSAAVANRHVWGPVVNGNILISGTAPVHNGAPGQVTEKSIQFASRLSGKTGFYASLSCYYQNAAPNTHVELLEPFGQFSVQSGGCHGKAHIVASHPTLDALSDETMSNWACSVGAAFDTFPMADFSPWSIAVYEKSSRGAHQGGHDFTDGTFGAPYVLARGVTLVGCGDGEQQEDEECDLGQESGALGSVCSATCRLDWCGDGVVNEGEDCDLGFDNGKGVCPRSCRLLPTPPPPPPPTRRPPVAVCKHLTLGTPAGTCGAGGSIDDGSYDADGDLVGCTQDVTSFGIGRYTATLTCTDAHGLVGSCTATINVVDSIAPEISCPAARSFECGMGSVSPEHNPATATDNCGTPFVTYLMEGESYALGTPRTVTWLANDGTNDATCATSVTMVDTRSPGIDLNGAALQTLECGLSQYTEAGATAADACAGNLTGAISKSGAVNAAAVGSYTVNYRVQDGAGNTASVSREVRVADTVAPSLALNGAATQALECGVGQYTEAGAVASDACAGDLTGAIIKSGAVNAAARGAYAVSYSVKDASGNAASAVRTVNVDDTLAPSVTLNGASSMRLECGVDSFNNPGATAADACSGNLTSAIVTSGAVNAAAVGSYTVSYSVQDGAGLSASAARAVQVADTQAPSLTLNGAATQALECGVGHYTEAGAVASDLCMGDLTSAIVKSGAVNAAARGAYAVTYRVQDASGNAASAVRTVSVNDTLAPSIALVGAASMRLECGVDSFSNPGATAADVCSGNLTGAIVTSGAVNAAAVGSYTVNYSVQDGAGLSASVARAVQVADTKAPSIALNGAAAQTLECGVGQYTEAGAVASDVCAGNLTSAIVKTGSVNAAVRGAYPLTYRVQDASGNAASVVRTVTVNDTKAPSIALVGSASMSVNRGASFTDPGATASDSCAGNLTSAIVKTGSVNTAVAGTYTLTYRVQDAVGLSASVTRSVTVVNACSTTVTVKPTQEIWPPNHKMQSFRLSDCASVQTTCGDDDGGGCGDNGGSNGNINTMGTILSIYSDEPEDANGNGDGNTDDDIEITGASSFKLRAERQGKGNGRVYGVRFKVTDSSGAQQTATCKFVVPHDQSGRGGIDDGAAAGYTVYR from the coding sequence ATGAGCCGCGCAAACTTGTGGAAAGCGTCACTGCTGATGGTCGCCCTGACCGCTGCCTGTGGTCAGGAGTCGGTTCCCACCGAGTCGCACCGTGCCCTGGCCACTCGCCAGGACGCGGTGTTCAGCACGAACCAGGTGCTCATCCTGGACAGCACGGTGACGGGCGGTGCGCAGAGCGCCGAGTTCCAGGCGGTCAGCGATCTGGGCTACACGGCGGTCCTCGCCACCCCGGAGCAGTGGGCGATGATGTCGGCCGAGGAGTTCGGCGCCTACCGCGCCATCGTCCTGGGCGATGCCTCGTGCGCGAACCTGGAGGCGGTGTCGGCGGCGGTGGCCAACCGCCACGTGTGGGGCCCGGTGGTCAACGGCAACATCCTCATCTCGGGCACGGCGCCGGTGCATAACGGCGCCCCGGGGCAGGTGACGGAGAAGTCCATCCAGTTCGCTTCCCGGCTGTCCGGCAAGACGGGCTTCTACGCCTCGCTGAGCTGCTACTACCAGAACGCGGCGCCCAACACGCACGTGGAGCTGCTGGAGCCCTTCGGCCAGTTCTCGGTGCAGAGCGGCGGCTGCCACGGCAAGGCCCACATCGTTGCCTCGCACCCGACGCTGGATGCGCTCTCGGACGAGACGATGTCCAACTGGGCCTGCTCGGTGGGCGCCGCGTTCGACACCTTCCCCATGGCCGACTTCTCCCCCTGGTCCATCGCGGTGTACGAGAAGAGCTCGCGCGGGGCGCACCAGGGCGGGCACGACTTCACGGACGGCACGTTCGGCGCCCCCTACGTGCTGGCGCGCGGCGTGACGCTGGTGGGCTGCGGTGACGGGGAGCAGCAGGAGGACGAGGAGTGCGATCTGGGCCAGGAGAGCGGCGCTCTGGGCTCGGTGTGCTCGGCGACGTGCCGGCTGGACTGGTGTGGCGATGGCGTCGTCAACGAGGGTGAGGACTGCGACCTGGGCTTCGATAACGGCAAGGGCGTGTGCCCGCGCTCCTGCCGGCTGCTGCCGACGCCGCCCCCGCCCCCTCCGCCCACGCGCCGCCCGCCGGTGGCCGTGTGCAAGCACCTGACGCTGGGCACGCCGGCCGGCACCTGCGGCGCGGGCGGCTCCATCGACGACGGCTCGTATGACGCGGACGGGGACCTGGTGGGCTGCACGCAGGACGTGACCTCCTTCGGCATCGGCCGGTACACCGCCACGCTGACCTGCACGGACGCGCACGGGCTGGTGGGCAGCTGCACCGCCACCATCAACGTGGTGGACAGCATCGCCCCGGAGATCTCTTGCCCGGCGGCCCGCTCCTTCGAGTGCGGCATGGGCAGCGTCTCTCCGGAGCACAACCCGGCCACGGCGACGGACAACTGCGGCACCCCGTTCGTGACGTACCTGATGGAGGGCGAGTCCTACGCGCTGGGCACGCCGCGCACGGTGACGTGGCTGGCCAACGACGGGACGAATGACGCGACGTGCGCCACCTCCGTGACGATGGTGGACACGCGCTCGCCTGGCATCGACCTCAACGGCGCGGCCCTGCAGACGCTGGAGTGCGGCCTGAGCCAGTACACGGAGGCGGGCGCCACGGCGGCGGATGCCTGCGCGGGCAACCTGACGGGCGCCATCTCCAAGAGCGGCGCGGTGAACGCGGCGGCGGTGGGCAGCTACACGGTGAACTACCGGGTGCAGGATGGCGCGGGCAACACGGCCTCGGTGAGCCGCGAGGTGCGGGTGGCGGACACGGTGGCGCCGAGCCTCGCGCTCAACGGCGCGGCCACCCAGGCGCTGGAGTGCGGCGTGGGCCAGTACACGGAGGCCGGCGCGGTGGCCAGCGATGCCTGCGCGGGTGACCTGACGGGCGCCATCATCAAGAGCGGCGCGGTGAACGCGGCGGCGCGCGGCGCCTACGCGGTGAGCTACTCGGTGAAGGATGCCTCGGGCAACGCGGCCTCGGCGGTGCGCACGGTGAACGTGGATGACACGCTGGCCCCGAGCGTGACGCTGAACGGCGCCTCTTCGATGCGGCTGGAGTGCGGTGTGGACAGCTTCAACAACCCGGGCGCCACGGCGGCGGACGCCTGCTCGGGCAACCTGACGAGCGCCATCGTCACCTCCGGCGCGGTGAACGCGGCGGCGGTGGGCAGCTACACGGTGAGCTACTCGGTGCAGGACGGCGCGGGCCTGAGCGCCTCGGCGGCGCGCGCGGTGCAGGTGGCGGACACCCAGGCGCCGAGCCTCACGCTCAACGGCGCGGCGACCCAGGCGCTGGAGTGCGGCGTGGGCCACTACACGGAGGCCGGCGCGGTGGCCAGCGACCTGTGCATGGGCGACCTGACGAGCGCCATCGTGAAGAGCGGCGCGGTGAACGCGGCGGCCCGTGGCGCCTACGCGGTGACGTACCGGGTGCAGGACGCCTCGGGCAACGCGGCCTCGGCGGTGCGCACGGTGAGCGTGAATGACACGCTGGCCCCGAGCATCGCCCTGGTGGGCGCGGCGTCGATGCGGCTGGAGTGCGGCGTGGACAGCTTCAGCAACCCGGGCGCCACGGCGGCGGATGTCTGCTCGGGCAACCTGACGGGCGCCATCGTCACCTCCGGCGCGGTGAACGCGGCGGCGGTGGGCAGCTACACGGTGAACTACTCGGTGCAGGACGGCGCGGGCCTGAGCGCCTCGGTGGCGCGCGCGGTGCAGGTGGCGGACACCAAGGCGCCGAGCATCGCGCTCAACGGCGCGGCCGCGCAGACGCTGGAGTGCGGCGTGGGCCAGTACACGGAGGCTGGTGCGGTGGCCAGCGACGTGTGCGCCGGCAACCTGACGAGCGCCATCGTGAAGACGGGCTCGGTGAACGCGGCGGTGCGCGGCGCCTACCCGCTGACGTACCGGGTGCAGGATGCCTCGGGCAACGCGGCCTCGGTGGTGCGCACGGTGACCGTGAACGACACGAAGGCGCCGAGCATCGCCCTGGTGGGCTCCGCCTCCATGAGCGTCAATCGCGGCGCGTCCTTCACGGATCCGGGCGCCACGGCCTCGGACAGCTGCGCCGGCAACCTGACGAGCGCCATCGTGAAGACGGGCTCGGTGAACACCGCGGTGGCTGGCACCTACACCCTGACCTACCGGGTGCAGGACGCGGTGGGCCTGTCCGCCTCGGTGACGCGGTCCGTGACGGTGGTGAACGCCTGCTCCACCACGGTGACGGTCAAGCCCACGCAGGAGATCTGGCCGCCGAACCACAAGATGCAGTCCTTCCGTCTCTCGGATTGCGCCTCGGTTCAGACCACGTGCGGCGACGATGATGGGGGCGGTTGCGGCGACAACGGCGGCAGCAACGGCAACATCAACACCATGGGCACCATCCTCTCCATCTACAGCGACGAGCCCGAGGACGCGAACGGCAACGGCGACGGCAACACGGATGACGACATCGAGATCACCGGCGCCAGCAGCTTCAAGCTCCGCGCCGAGCGTCAGGGCAAGGGCAACGGCCGGGTGTACGGCGTGCGCTTCAAGGTGACGGACAGCTCCGGCGCCCAGCAGACGGCCACCTGCAAGTTCGTGGTGCCGCACGACCAGTCGGGCCGCGGTGGCATCGACGACGGCGCGGCCGCCGGCTACACGGTGTACCGGTAG